A genomic stretch from Luteolibacter flavescens includes:
- the rplV gene encoding 50S ribosomal protein L22: MEVKSTTKYVRLSPKKARDVAREIQGLPVSSALDILTFTPKKAAFHINKTLKTAIADAENNFSLSAESLIVKEAVIGAGPVLKRFSPRAKGSAGGILKRTSHIFITLAEAPEGEAKPKKVNVSPKASKDA, encoded by the coding sequence ATGGAAGTCAAGAGCACCACCAAATACGTCCGCCTCTCTCCGAAGAAGGCACGCGACGTCGCCCGCGAAATCCAAGGGCTGCCCGTGTCGAGCGCGCTCGACATTCTCACCTTCACTCCGAAGAAGGCCGCCTTTCACATCAACAAGACCCTCAAGACCGCCATCGCGGACGCCGAGAACAACTTCTCGCTGAGCGCCGAGTCCCTGATCGTGAAGGAAGCTGTGATCGGTGCAGGTCCGGTCCTGAAGCGTTTCTCCCCGCGTGCCAAGGGCTCCGCGGGTGGCATCCTGAAGCGCACCAGCCACATTTTCATCACCCTGGCCGAAGCTCCGGAAGGCGAAGCGAAGCCGAAGAAGGTCAACGTTTCCCCGAAGGCATCCAAGGACGCCTGA
- the rpsC gene encoding 30S ribosomal protein S3 has translation MGQKVNPIGFRLAVSKDWRSKWFAAGKDYAEKLHEDLKIRGYMRQRLQFAALARVVIERAWNSVRVTLHTSRPGLIIGRKGSEIERMTKEISDICKGAQVKIDIVEIRKPELDAQLICEQVAVQLERRISFRRAMKRAVQTAMDFGAEGIRIRCAGRLGGADIARSEWYREGKVPLQTLRVPLDYGFAEARTVYGVIGIKCWVNKKEDDGSSPRPERGGDRRDRDNRGPRGPRGPRPPHGGGGGNQQ, from the coding sequence ATGGGCCAGAAAGTCAACCCCATCGGTTTCCGCCTCGCCGTCTCCAAGGACTGGCGCTCCAAGTGGTTCGCCGCCGGCAAGGATTATGCCGAGAAGCTCCACGAGGACCTCAAGATCCGTGGCTACATGCGCCAGCGCCTGCAGTTCGCAGCGCTTGCCCGCGTCGTCATCGAGCGCGCTTGGAACAGCGTCCGCGTCACGCTCCACACCTCCCGCCCGGGCCTTATCATCGGCCGCAAGGGCTCCGAGATCGAGCGCATGACGAAGGAGATCTCCGACATCTGCAAGGGTGCCCAGGTGAAGATCGACATCGTCGAGATCCGCAAGCCGGAGCTCGATGCCCAGCTCATCTGCGAGCAGGTCGCCGTCCAGCTCGAGCGCCGTATCTCCTTCCGCCGTGCCATGAAGCGCGCCGTGCAGACCGCCATGGACTTCGGTGCCGAGGGCATCCGTATTCGCTGCGCCGGTCGTCTCGGTGGTGCTGACATCGCCCGCTCGGAGTGGTATCGCGAGGGCAAGGTGCCGCTTCAGACGCTGCGCGTTCCCCTTGACTACGGCTTCGCCGAAGCCCGCACCGTCTACGGTGTCATCGGCATCAAGTGCTGGGTCAACAAGAAGGAAGACGACGGCAGCTCCCCGCGCCCTGAGCGTGGCGGCGACCGCCGCGATCGTGACAACCGCGGCCCCCGTGGCCCGCGTGGTCCCCGTCCGCCCCACGGTGGTGGCGGTGGCAACCAGCAGTAA
- the rplP gene encoding 50S ribosomal protein L16 — protein MPLMPKRTKFRKSHRGSRAGNAQRGTTVAFGDFGLQALDRGWMTNRQIEACRIAINRFLKRKGKVWIRIFPHKSITARPPETRMGKGKGAVEAWVAVIRPGNMLFEVAGVPESQAKEAMRLASYKLGLPTRFVVRNPHA, from the coding sequence ATGCCCTTGATGCCCAAACGCACGAAGTTCCGCAAGTCGCACCGCGGCAGCCGCGCCGGCAATGCGCAGCGCGGAACCACCGTCGCCTTCGGTGACTTCGGTCTCCAGGCCCTCGACCGCGGCTGGATGACCAACCGCCAGATCGAAGCCTGCCGTATCGCGATCAACCGCTTCCTCAAGCGTAAAGGAAAGGTCTGGATCCGGATCTTCCCTCACAAGTCGATCACCGCCCGTCCGCCGGAAACCCGTATGGGTAAGGGCAAGGGCGCCGTCGAGGCCTGGGTCGCCGTGATCCGCCCCGGCAACATGCTGTTCGAAGTCGCCGGCGTGCCGGAGTCGCAGGCCAAGGAGGCCATGCGCCTTGCTTCCTACAAGCTCGGCCTTCCGACCCGCTTCGTCGTCCGCAATCCGCACGCCTGA
- the rpmC gene encoding 50S ribosomal protein L29, translating to MAQTKFKDIKDLSVKELETKLRDLKEEGFNLRLQQATGTLENSARIRVVRREAARVQTVLTQRNSA from the coding sequence ATGGCTCAGACCAAGTTCAAGGACATCAAGGATCTCTCCGTGAAGGAGCTTGAGACCAAGCTCCGCGACCTCAAGGAGGAGGGCTTCAACCTCCGCCTGCAGCAGGCCACCGGAACGCTTGAAAATTCCGCCCGCATCCGCGTGGTCCGCCGCGAGGCCGCCCGCGTCCAAACCGTGCTCACCCAGCGCAACAGCGCCTGA
- the rpsQ gene encoding 30S ribosomal protein S17 translates to MSEQQQQEGAAKQVRKTRVGVVTSNKMSKTLVVEHVARVPHPTFNKIVKRSKKYYVHDEKGEAQIGDKVRIVETRPLSKLKRWTLEKVLTH, encoded by the coding sequence ATGAGCGAGCAGCAACAGCAGGAAGGTGCCGCAAAGCAGGTCCGCAAGACCCGCGTCGGCGTCGTCACCTCGAACAAGATGAGCAAGACCCTCGTGGTCGAGCACGTCGCACGCGTCCCGCACCCGACCTTCAACAAGATCGTCAAGCGGTCGAAGAAGTACTACGTGCACGACGAGAAGGGCGAAGCCCAGATCGGCGACAAGGTCCGCATCGTCGAAACCCGCCCACTTTCCAAGCTGAAGCGCTGGACGCTCGAGAAGGTGCTCACGCACTAA
- the rplN gene encoding 50S ribosomal protein L14 produces MIQMESLVTVADNTGARSAKMIGVLGKRSRTAQVGDIITAHIRDSIPTASVKKGSVVKAVVVRTAFPIRRADGSVLRFDSNAIVVIDKDNNPKGTRIFGPVARELREKQFMKIVSLAPEVL; encoded by the coding sequence ATGATCCAGATGGAATCCCTCGTCACGGTCGCCGACAACACCGGCGCCCGCTCTGCCAAGATGATCGGTGTCCTCGGCAAGCGCTCCCGCACCGCCCAGGTGGGTGACATCATCACCGCCCACATCCGCGACTCGATCCCGACCGCCTCGGTCAAGAAGGGCTCCGTCGTGAAGGCAGTGGTCGTCCGCACCGCATTCCCGATCCGCCGTGCAGACGGCTCCGTCCTCCGCTTCGACAGCAACGCCATCGTTGTCATCGACAAGGACAACAACCCGAAGGGCACCCGTATTTTCGGCCCCGTCGCCCGCGAACTGCGTGAAAAGCAGTTCATGAAGATTGTCTCGCTTGCACCCGAGGTCCTCTGA
- the rplX gene encoding 50S ribosomal protein L24 has product MKTHVKKGDEVEIIAGGHKGKRGTVLSVDAAKGKVVVQGGRTIKKAIRRSEKNPDGGILEQDGPVHISNVKKLG; this is encoded by the coding sequence ATGAAGACTCACGTCAAGAAAGGCGACGAAGTTGAGATCATCGCCGGCGGCCACAAGGGCAAGCGCGGCACGGTCCTCTCCGTCGACGCTGCCAAGGGCAAGGTCGTCGTCCAAGGCGGACGCACCATCAAGAAGGCCATCCGCCGCTCCGAGAAGAATCCCGACGGCGGGATCCTTGAGCAGGACGGCCCCGTCCATATCTCCAATGTCAAGAAGCTGGGCTGA
- the rplE gene encoding 50S ribosomal protein L5, with amino-acid sequence MSTPVLQKHYAEKVVPALKEKLGYTNPHQIPRLEKIVVTSCMGKAPDRKVAVDDAVAEIAKITGQKPSITYSKKAVANFKLREGEALGARVTLRGARMWEFLYRFINVTAPNIRDFRGISAKGFDGRGNYAVGFPDQSIFPEIELDQIKRTIGFDFIFVTSAKTNDEGRALLTELGLPFRDTKKAETTEGAAA; translated from the coding sequence ATGAGCACCCCAGTACTGCAAAAGCACTACGCGGAGAAGGTCGTGCCAGCTCTCAAGGAGAAGCTTGGCTACACCAACCCGCATCAGATCCCACGGCTTGAAAAGATCGTGGTGACCTCCTGCATGGGCAAGGCCCCGGACCGCAAGGTCGCCGTGGACGATGCCGTCGCCGAAATCGCCAAGATCACCGGCCAGAAGCCTTCGATCACCTATTCGAAGAAGGCTGTTGCGAACTTCAAGCTGCGTGAGGGTGAAGCCCTCGGCGCCCGCGTGACTCTCCGCGGTGCCCGCATGTGGGAGTTCCTGTACCGCTTCATCAACGTCACCGCGCCGAACATCCGCGACTTCCGCGGTATCTCCGCAAAGGGCTTTGATGGCCGTGGCAACTACGCCGTCGGTTTCCCCGACCAGTCCATCTTCCCGGAAATCGAGCTCGATCAGATCAAGCGCACCATCGGTTTCGACTTCATCTTCGTCACGTCTGCCAAGACCAATGACGAAGGCCGTGCCCTGCTGACCGAGCTGGGATTGCCGTTCCGCGACACGAAGAAGGCGGAAACCACCGAAGGCGCCGCCGCCTGA
- the rpsH gene encoding 30S ribosomal protein S8, with protein MAVLSDPISDFLTRFKNCCRAGNEQFLAPYSRIKADIAKVLQEEGYIWGFEVVTESGHPQLKVKARYVDGRPVLTDLKRVSKPGRRVYAGGQEMPRVLNGLGIAVVSTSKGVMTGARAKRSQLGGEVLAHVW; from the coding sequence ATGGCCGTTCTCTCCGATCCAATTTCCGACTTCCTCACCCGCTTCAAGAACTGCTGCCGCGCCGGCAACGAGCAGTTCCTGGCTCCTTACTCCCGCATCAAGGCTGACATCGCCAAGGTGCTCCAGGAGGAAGGCTACATCTGGGGCTTCGAAGTCGTGACCGAATCCGGACACCCGCAGCTCAAGGTCAAGGCCCGCTACGTCGATGGCCGCCCGGTCCTCACCGACCTGAAGCGCGTCTCGAAGCCAGGTCGCCGCGTCTATGCCGGCGGTCAGGAAATGCCACGCGTCCTCAACGGACTCGGCATCGCCGTCGTCTCCACCTCCAAGGGCGTCATGACCGGCGCCCGTGCCAAGCGCAGCCAACTCGGCGGCGAAGTGCTGGCCCACGTCTGGTAA
- the rplF gene encoding 50S ribosomal protein L6 has protein sequence MSRVGLKPISLPAKVSVKVDAGKVVVEGPKGKLDLALPAGISIKSEDTSVVVARATEARNHRALHGTVRSLVNNMITGVSQGFVKDLEIQGVGLRAAVKGQDLDLSLGKSHPILHPIPAGLTVTVNENTKIKVEGIDKQLVGQFAAEVRGYYPPEPYKGKGVRYAGEHVRRKEGKSVGK, from the coding sequence ATGTCACGAGTTGGTCTCAAACCGATTTCCCTGCCCGCAAAGGTCAGCGTGAAGGTCGATGCCGGCAAGGTTGTCGTCGAGGGCCCGAAGGGCAAGCTCGACCTCGCCCTGCCCGCAGGCATCTCCATCAAGAGCGAAGACACCTCCGTCGTCGTCGCCCGCGCCACCGAGGCACGTAACCACCGCGCGCTGCACGGCACCGTCCGCAGCCTGGTGAACAACATGATCACCGGAGTCTCCCAGGGCTTCGTCAAGGACCTTGAAATCCAGGGCGTCGGTCTCCGTGCCGCCGTCAAGGGCCAGGACCTCGACCTCTCCCTCGGCAAGTCCCACCCGATCCTTCACCCGATCCCGGCCGGCCTGACCGTCACCGTGAACGAAAACACCAAGATCAAGGTGGAAGGCATCGACAAGCAGCTCGTCGGCCAGTTCGCCGCCGAGGTCCGCGGCTACTACCCGCCGGAGCCTTACAAGGGCAAGGGCGTCCGCTACGCAGGCGAGCACGTTCGCCGCAAGGAAGGCAAGAGCGTCGGCAAGTAA
- the rplR gene encoding 50S ribosomal protein L18: MSKINRKEGRRRIHARIRKKVAGTAERPRLAVHYSNQHVYAQVIDDVAGRTLVSASTLDKSFEKASSNVESAAKVGALVAERAKAANVSAVVFDRGGHLYHGKIKALADAAREAGLQF; encoded by the coding sequence ATGAGCAAAATCAATCGCAAGGAAGGACGCCGCCGCATCCACGCGCGCATCCGCAAGAAGGTCGCCGGGACCGCCGAACGCCCACGCCTGGCCGTTCACTACTCGAACCAGCACGTCTACGCGCAGGTCATCGACGATGTCGCCGGTCGCACCCTCGTCTCCGCCTCGACGCTCGACAAGAGCTTCGAAAAGGCCTCCTCGAACGTCGAGTCCGCCGCGAAGGTGGGTGCCCTCGTCGCCGAGCGCGCCAAGGCAGCAAATGTCAGCGCCGTTGTCTTCGACCGCGGCGGTCACCTCTACCACGGCAAGATCAAGGCGCTGGCCGATGCAGCCCGCGAAGCCGGCCTCCAATTCTAA